The Mycolicibacterium hassiacum DSM 44199 genome includes a window with the following:
- a CDS encoding XRE family transcriptional regulator, with protein sequence MPPPQKKNPLGPTGRTVADNVRRLRGDMQYVKLAARLEELGRPIPTLGLRKIESYERRVDADDLVALAVALGVSPVSLLVPLDSDTKETPVAATGVSETTAERLWKWMRADEPINGASDGLALFEFITSATPIWRALQVAEGIKQLAELDRIERDMKSDDEHVAASARRRLDELRHEYGDD encoded by the coding sequence ATGCCACCACCACAGAAGAAGAATCCCCTCGGCCCCACTGGTCGGACCGTCGCTGACAATGTCAGACGACTTCGTGGCGACATGCAGTACGTGAAACTTGCGGCGCGCCTAGAGGAACTTGGACGTCCGATTCCAACCCTCGGGCTGCGGAAGATCGAGAGCTACGAGCGCCGCGTCGACGCTGATGATCTCGTGGCTTTAGCTGTGGCGCTTGGTGTTTCGCCGGTTAGCCTTCTTGTTCCGTTGGATAGTGACACCAAGGAGACGCCCGTAGCTGCCACCGGAGTCTCGGAGACAACTGCCGAGCGGCTTTGGAAATGGATGCGTGCAGACGAGCCAATCAACGGTGCTAGCGATGGTCTCGCGTTGTTTGAGTTCATCACGTCCGCAACGCCGATCTGGCGCGCCCTACAAGTTGCGGAAGGTATCAAGCAGTTGGCTGAGCTGGACCGTATCGAGCGAGACATGAAGTCGGACGACGAACATGTTGCAGCCTCAGCTCGACGCCGCCTCGACGAACTGAGGCATGAATATGGCGACGATTGA
- a CDS encoding helix-turn-helix transcriptional regulator, with translation MANLLETLTAKQVAAILHTTEAGLAQMRYRGIGPKFVKVGPRKVIYRWSDVQDYLDANTCQRTGDPRGA, from the coding sequence ATGGCAAATCTGCTCGAAACGCTCACCGCCAAGCAGGTGGCGGCGATCCTGCACACGACGGAGGCCGGACTGGCGCAAATGCGCTATCGCGGAATCGGGCCGAAGTTCGTGAAAGTCGGTCCCCGCAAGGTCATCTACCGCTGGTCGGACGTGCAGGACTACCTCGACGCCAACACCTGCCAGCGCACCGGCGACCCGCGCGGCGCATGA
- a CDS encoding AAA family ATPase, whose translation MTAFDRVVAAFTAAGLAVDRRGDRASAQAPGHSPVDRSVSITAIDGRVLIYSHAGERTQDLLAAVGLRMADLFDDPAGARYDYPDGRTVWRTPDKRFRQGGNTRGRALFHADRIGDAPVVYIVEGEQDVLAVESAGGTAVSPAMGAGKARLFDWTPLRGRDAVIVADKDGPGRKHAAQVAALLDGIAKSVRIVAAAAGKDAADHIAAGHSLDEFVPLEGGGGDVSGRRANICWAANIEPRRQRFLWQDRIPVGTLSAWAGRGGVGKTTFLLYLLAKITRGTLPGEYHGTPRPVLIWSGEDDWQTVLVPRLIAADADLNLVGRLSIESTYDGETAEVTPRLPLDVEAIARAVADTRAACVLIDPLVSTMAGDLHREADVRQALDALARMAAATETTILFVRHFKKGGGDVSDKMTGNHAFRDAVRSLFLLAEHRDQPGHVVASMDKGNYSPELGSFAFRLENVTVPTVDGPACVARVVDLGACEVSVRDLINGAGDEDSREIDQWLRNLLANGPVKANDVYTAADAAGYSKDQAKRAKKRLQVRAVRRTGDGPWFWELPTADAHQGADQGSTPKDSNGCSLAPLHVSGGAQGGKTTKGAQSASPAPLVTACTACGAELEHPESLAAGLCTVCRTVTSNHPSPPPPGAPTAATPGMTERVQQTRDKQPSPVCRYCGDPLEFADDRRDGYHTDRTACVAAHRRAS comes from the coding sequence ATGACCGCCTTTGACCGTGTGGTCGCGGCGTTCACCGCCGCCGGTCTGGCTGTTGACCGCAGAGGCGACCGGGCATCCGCTCAAGCGCCCGGGCACTCGCCCGTCGATCGGTCCGTGTCGATCACCGCCATTGATGGGCGCGTGCTCATCTACTCGCATGCCGGCGAGCGCACCCAGGACCTACTCGCCGCCGTCGGGTTGAGGATGGCCGACCTGTTCGATGACCCCGCCGGCGCCCGCTACGACTACCCCGATGGGCGAACGGTGTGGCGCACACCCGACAAGCGATTCCGACAGGGAGGCAACACCAGGGGCCGCGCATTGTTTCACGCCGACCGGATCGGCGACGCACCCGTCGTGTACATCGTCGAGGGCGAGCAAGACGTTCTCGCAGTCGAATCCGCCGGCGGGACCGCTGTATCCCCGGCGATGGGGGCCGGGAAGGCTCGCCTGTTCGACTGGACGCCGCTGAGGGGCCGCGACGCGGTCATCGTCGCGGACAAGGATGGCCCTGGCCGCAAGCACGCAGCCCAAGTCGCCGCCCTGCTGGACGGAATCGCGAAGTCCGTGCGCATCGTGGCCGCCGCCGCCGGGAAAGACGCCGCCGACCACATCGCCGCCGGGCACAGTCTCGACGAGTTCGTTCCCCTCGAGGGTGGAGGCGGCGACGTATCCGGCCGCCGCGCCAACATCTGCTGGGCCGCGAACATCGAACCGCGCCGCCAGAGGTTCCTCTGGCAGGATCGCATCCCCGTCGGCACGCTGTCTGCGTGGGCTGGTCGAGGCGGCGTCGGCAAGACGACCTTCCTCCTCTACCTGCTCGCCAAAATCACGCGCGGCACCCTTCCCGGCGAATACCACGGCACACCACGGCCGGTGCTCATCTGGTCGGGTGAAGACGACTGGCAGACCGTACTTGTCCCGCGACTGATCGCCGCCGACGCCGACCTCAACCTCGTCGGCCGCTTGAGCATCGAATCCACCTACGACGGTGAAACCGCCGAGGTCACACCCCGGCTCCCCCTTGATGTCGAGGCCATCGCGCGGGCCGTCGCCGACACCCGGGCGGCGTGCGTGCTCATCGACCCCCTCGTGTCCACGATGGCAGGTGATCTGCACCGAGAAGCGGATGTTCGCCAGGCTCTCGACGCGCTGGCACGCATGGCGGCCGCCACCGAAACGACCATTCTGTTTGTCCGGCACTTCAAAAAGGGCGGCGGCGACGTCTCCGACAAGATGACGGGTAACCATGCGTTCCGGGATGCCGTGCGGTCGCTGTTCCTACTCGCTGAGCACCGCGACCAGCCCGGCCACGTCGTCGCCTCCATGGACAAGGGGAACTACTCGCCCGAGCTGGGATCGTTCGCTTTCCGACTCGAGAACGTCACCGTGCCGACTGTTGACGGCCCCGCCTGCGTCGCCCGCGTCGTCGATCTGGGGGCCTGTGAGGTGTCCGTCCGCGACCTGATCAACGGCGCGGGCGATGAGGACAGCCGAGAGATCGACCAGTGGCTACGGAACCTGCTGGCAAACGGCCCGGTGAAGGCCAACGACGTGTACACCGCCGCCGACGCAGCCGGGTACTCCAAGGATCAGGCCAAGCGAGCAAAGAAGCGGTTGCAGGTTCGGGCAGTGCGTAGGACCGGCGACGGCCCCTGGTTCTGGGAACTGCCAACCGCCGACGCACACCAGGGAGCAGACCAAGGGAGCACCCCTAAGGACTCAAATGGGTGCTCCCTTGCTCCCTTGCACGTCAGCGGCGGTGCCCAGGGCGGGAAAACGACCAAGGGAGCACAGAGCGCTTCCCCTGCTCCCTTGGTCACCGCCTGCACCGCCTGCGGTGCCGAACTCGAGCACCCCGAGTCCCTGGCCGCCGGGCTGTGCACCGTGTGCCGAACCGTCACCAGCAACCACCCCTCGCCGCCGCCGCCCGGCGCGCCGACCGCTGCTACACCCGGCATGACCGAACGCGTCCAGCAAACCCGAGACAAGCAGCCGTCACCGGTATGCCGCTACTGCGGTGACCCGCTGGAGTTCGCCGACGACCGCCGCGACGGCTACCACACAGATCGAACCGCCTGCGTGGCCGCGCACCGCCGCGCCTCCTAA